A window from Chitinophagales bacterium encodes these proteins:
- a CDS encoding alpha/beta fold hydrolase has translation MRLNYKSFGKGEPLIILHGLLGSLDNWQSIARKLSDDYKVYIVDQRNHGKSPHSEEHTFESMQQDLLELMDSEEIEKANILGHSMGGKTAMLFAIKNPDRVNKLIVVDIANKAYGRGHDDIFKALMAVPIDEIESRNEAEEVLAKYIPQKAIRLFLIKNLDRLGSSDNFTWKMNLDALWENYDRISEVLPNGVFEGNVLFLKGEHSPYIQKADEALIKKQFPKAVIKTVPNAGHWVHAESPKEFLKILKAFLES, from the coding sequence ATGCGGCTCAACTATAAATCTTTTGGAAAAGGCGAACCACTTATTATTCTGCATGGTCTTCTTGGCTCATTAGACAATTGGCAAAGTATAGCGCGAAAACTGAGTGATGACTACAAGGTGTATATTGTGGATCAGCGAAACCACGGAAAATCACCGCATTCAGAGGAACATACTTTTGAGTCGATGCAACAGGATTTACTTGAATTGATGGACAGTGAAGAAATTGAAAAGGCAAATATCCTGGGACATTCTATGGGCGGTAAAACAGCGATGTTGTTTGCCATTAAAAATCCCGACAGAGTGAATAAACTTATTGTAGTAGATATTGCAAACAAAGCCTATGGCCGTGGTCACGATGATATTTTCAAAGCTTTAATGGCCGTGCCTATTGATGAAATTGAATCAAGAAATGAGGCGGAGGAAGTACTGGCCAAATACATACCACAAAAAGCCATCAGGCTGTTTTTAATAAAAAACCTCGACAGGCTTGGGAGTTCGGATAATTTCACCTGGAAAATGAATCTTGATGCACTTTGGGAAAATTATGATAGAATCAGTGAAGTACTTCCAAATGGTGTTTTTGAAGGAAATGTATTGTTTTTAAAAGGAGAGCATTCACCCTATATTCAAAAAGCAGATGAAGCTTTGATTAAAAAGCAATTTCCAAAAGCTGTAATAAAAACAGTACCCAATGCCGGACATTGGGTACATGCTGAATCTCCTAAGGAGTTTTTAAAAATCCTGAAAGCTTTTCTTGAGAGTTGA
- a CDS encoding T9SS type A sorting domain-containing protein — MKTLIKKQNLWLGLLFAGFTFLVPNSMVYGATVSSITSGNWNDDATWDGNAPGAGDTANIMAGHTVNVTANATISQVTVNANDTDPSTLEVKSGVKLTVTDRIFIEATDFNASRILVFGELEAQGVIAFNGVFASGLARIEIRDASSYIKIAGEIDGNGSKGEIFSDGTIGTIEFSSSSAQDIPSLYHDYYDLILSGISTKSLSDNIVINNNLSINSSTAFDASASNYNISIGGNWVNNGGTFNARNGMVTFNGTTAQAVTSNNEDFYNVTFNNTASGITLNDNMNVINNCTMTDGVVHTGSNTLTLESTSAASMSGFSDTSFVNGNLRRYIASNTDAYAFPVGNGGSTTNYFRADIVNNNMESVSYIDASFGSLVNHNDADMNVEDSWIYYDAVHTSGMWTIEPSSQPSAGEYDVRLYIANISGLSDNSFAPIKRPNGSTGTAWTADGRLSGDGGEGRMASEDYTVRFELSSFSEIGVGTGEPTGLGLPIELLEFAGKKSGSSVALQWVTATEINNDYYSLERSLDGINFTSIATINGAGNSLEQLNYQHFDSDPADGINYYRLKQTDFDGTYTYSSVISVEFSNPENNILTANIYPNPVNSGTAVKINFSNPITGNPNVQIYSAGSGKMVFNQQINNENAKVDVPANLSSGLYFVRISTDNWEHNQKLVVQ, encoded by the coding sequence ATGAAAACGCTCATTAAAAAGCAAAATTTATGGTTAGGCCTGCTCTTTGCAGGATTTACCTTTCTCGTACCGAATTCCATGGTTTATGGAGCAACAGTAAGTTCTATTACTAGCGGAAACTGGAATGATGATGCAACTTGGGATGGCAATGCTCCTGGAGCAGGAGATACAGCAAATATTATGGCCGGACATACTGTTAATGTAACTGCAAATGCTACTATTTCACAAGTAACCGTCAATGCCAATGATACTGATCCTTCAACCTTGGAAGTAAAATCAGGCGTAAAACTTACAGTAACTGATAGAATTTTTATAGAGGCCACAGATTTTAATGCTTCCAGAATATTGGTTTTTGGAGAATTAGAAGCACAAGGAGTTATTGCATTTAATGGCGTATTTGCTTCCGGTCTTGCTAGAATAGAGATTAGAGATGCTTCAAGTTATATAAAAATCGCAGGTGAAATTGATGGTAATGGAAGTAAGGGTGAAATTTTTTCTGATGGAACAATTGGAACAATTGAATTTAGCAGTTCCTCTGCACAAGATATCCCAAGTTTATATCACGATTATTATGATCTTATACTCAGTGGTATTTCAACAAAATCATTAAGCGATAACATTGTCATAAACAACAATTTATCAATCAATAGCTCTACTGCGTTTGACGCGAGCGCCAGCAATTACAACATTTCCATTGGCGGCAACTGGGTCAATAACGGTGGTACTTTTAATGCGAGAAATGGAATGGTGACATTTAATGGAACAACTGCTCAAGCAGTCACTTCCAATAATGAAGATTTCTACAACGTTACTTTCAACAATACTGCTTCAGGAATTACCTTGAATGACAATATGAATGTTATTAACAACTGCACCATGACTGATGGAGTGGTTCATACCGGTTCAAATACACTTACTCTGGAATCAACTTCTGCTGCAAGTATGAGTGGCTTCTCAGATACCTCTTTTGTAAATGGAAATTTAAGAAGATACATAGCTTCGAATACAGATGCTTACGCATTTCCGGTTGGAAATGGTGGTAGTACTACCAATTATTTTAGGGCAGATATTGTCAACAACAACATGGAGAGTGTATCCTATATAGACGCAAGCTTTGGTTCATTAGTCAATCATAATGATGCTGATATGAATGTAGAAGATTCCTGGATATATTACGATGCAGTACATACTTCAGGCATGTGGACCATAGAGCCAAGCAGCCAGCCCTCAGCAGGCGAATATGATGTGCGTTTGTACATTGCCAATATTTCCGGCCTATCTGATAATTCTTTTGCGCCAATTAAAAGACCAAATGGCAGTACAGGAACAGCATGGACTGCCGATGGAAGATTAAGTGGAGATGGTGGTGAAGGCCGTATGGCTTCTGAAGATTATACTGTTCGTTTTGAACTAAGCAGCTTTTCAGAAATTGGTGTTGGAACAGGTGAGCCAACGGGACTTGGTTTGCCCATAGAGCTTTTAGAGTTTGCGGGTAAAAAATCAGGGAGTTCTGTGGCGCTGCAATGGGTTACAGCCACTGAGATCAACAATGATTACTACAGCCTGGAACGGAGCCTCGATGGCATTAATTTCACTAGCATAGCAACAATCAATGGTGCAGGGAACAGTTTGGAACAATTAAACTATCAGCATTTCGATAGCGATCCTGCTGATGGCATTAATTATTACAGGCTGAAGCAAACAGATTTTGACGGTACTTATACTTATTCAAGTGTGATTTCTGTTGAATTTTCAAACCCTGAAAACAATATCCTTACAGCAAATATTTACCCGAACCCCGTAAACTCTGGAACTGCTGTTAAAATTAACTTCAGCAACCCCATTACTGGAAATCCAAATGTTCAAATTTACAGTGCAGGTAGTGGAAAAATGGTTTTCAACCAGCAAATCAACAATGAGAACGCAAAAGTTGATGTGCCTGCAAATCTGAGCAGCGGTTTGTATTTCGTAAGAATCAGTACAGATAATTGGGAGCACAACCAGAAATTAGTAGTGCAGTAA
- a CDS encoding ABC transporter transmembrane domain-containing protein yields the protein MEESNKKRVRFEDIKKASGIFKYVLPYKFSFIIGSIFLVFSSLTGLIFPYITGKLVDAATGEFQYFENINLIALGLVGVLLLQAIFSYMRVILFANVSEKAMGDIRNDLFKKIIGLPFPFFEERRIGELVSRITADVTQIQDTLSVTLAEFFRQIATLVIGIAIIFITSTKLTLLMLATYPPIVIVAFIFGKYIRKLSKQTQDALADANTVAEESFQSIQTVKSFANEVYESLRFSGEIKQVVGFALKAAKYRAAFISFIIFGLFGGIVLVLWYGAGLVEKGEMTIGDLTAFIIYTTFIGASVGGMGDVYAKIQKTIGSSERIKEILEEESEIEVNSDRKIAKVGLKGKIELKSLSFFYPSRKDITVIKDIDLRIDPGKKLALVGPSGAGKSTIIQLILGYYKDYIGEILFDGRDLKSFQVDALRKEIALVPQEIILFGGSIKENIAYGNPDATEAEIMEAAEKANALEFIESFPEGLETLVGERGVKLSGGQKQRIAIARAILKDPVILILDEATSSLDAESESLVQSALNRLMENRTSIIIAHRLSTIRNADQIAVIENGNIVQQGNHDMLLKDKNGLYANLTQLQISQ from the coding sequence TTGGAAGAGAGTAACAAAAAAAGAGTTCGATTTGAAGATATAAAGAAAGCTTCAGGTATTTTCAAATATGTATTGCCCTATAAATTTTCTTTTATAATTGGGAGTATATTTTTGGTTTTTTCGAGCCTCACGGGCCTGATTTTCCCTTATATTACAGGGAAGCTTGTAGATGCTGCAACAGGTGAATTTCAATATTTTGAAAATATCAACCTTATTGCTTTGGGGCTTGTGGGTGTTTTGCTTTTGCAGGCTATCTTTTCATATATGCGCGTTATTCTCTTTGCTAATGTTAGCGAGAAAGCAATGGGCGATATCAGAAATGATCTTTTCAAAAAAATCATCGGCCTGCCTTTTCCTTTTTTCGAGGAAAGAAGAATTGGAGAACTTGTGAGCAGGATAACTGCCGATGTCACACAAATACAAGACACCTTATCGGTAACTCTTGCAGAGTTTTTTCGGCAAATCGCAACCCTTGTTATTGGAATAGCCATAATTTTTATTACCTCTACCAAGCTTACACTCTTGATGTTGGCTACTTACCCACCCATTGTTATTGTAGCCTTTATATTTGGCAAATACATTCGCAAGCTTTCCAAACAAACCCAGGATGCACTGGCTGATGCCAATACAGTAGCTGAAGAATCCTTTCAGTCTATACAAACTGTAAAATCATTTGCAAATGAAGTTTATGAAAGCTTGAGGTTTTCAGGAGAAATAAAACAAGTTGTAGGATTTGCATTAAAAGCAGCAAAATACCGGGCAGCCTTTATTTCCTTTATAATTTTTGGGCTTTTTGGAGGTATTGTACTCGTACTTTGGTATGGAGCCGGGCTGGTTGAAAAAGGGGAAATGACAATTGGCGATCTGACCGCATTTATTATCTACACTACATTTATTGGTGCCTCTGTTGGTGGCATGGGGGATGTATATGCCAAAATTCAAAAGACCATTGGTTCTTCAGAACGGATTAAAGAAATCCTTGAAGAAGAATCTGAAATTGAAGTAAACAGCGATAGAAAAATAGCTAAAGTAGGTTTGAAAGGAAAAATTGAATTAAAATCGCTTTCCTTCTTTTACCCGAGCAGAAAAGACATTACAGTAATAAAGGACATTGATCTAAGAATAGACCCCGGTAAAAAACTTGCCTTGGTCGGTCCAAGTGGAGCAGGTAAATCAACCATTATTCAATTGATTTTAGGTTACTATAAAGATTACATAGGGGAAATACTGTTTGACGGCAGAGACTTAAAAAGCTTTCAAGTTGACGCTTTAAGAAAAGAAATTGCACTTGTTCCGCAGGAAATCATTCTGTTTGGGGGAAGTATAAAAGAAAATATTGCCTACGGAAACCCAGATGCTACAGAAGCAGAGATAATGGAGGCTGCTGAAAAAGCCAATGCACTGGAGTTTATCGAATCCTTTCCCGAAGGCCTTGAAACCCTTGTAGGCGAAAGAGGTGTAAAACTCAGTGGGGGCCAAAAACAACGCATTGCTATTGCAAGAGCCATACTCAAAGATCCCGTAATATTAATTCTTGATGAAGCTACAAGCTCATTGGATGCAGAATCGGAATCCCTGGTTCAAAGTGCACTCAATCGGTTGATGGAAAATCGAACCAGTATTATAATTGCACATCGCCTTTCAACCATCCGCAATGCTGATCAAATAGCAGTGATTGAAAACGGAAACATAGTGCAACAAGGCAATCACGATATGCTCTTAAAAGACAAGAATGGATTGTATGCCAATCTTACCCAGCTTCAGATCAGCCAATAA
- the trxA gene encoding thioredoxin, which translates to MALEITDANFENEVLKSDKVTMVDFWAEWCGPCRAIAPVVEELAGEYEGRAQIGKVNVDENPGVASKFGIRNIPTILFIKNGEVVDKQVGAVPKNVLAEKIDAHL; encoded by the coding sequence ATGGCATTAGAAATCACAGATGCAAACTTTGAAAATGAAGTACTAAAATCTGATAAAGTAACAATGGTAGATTTTTGGGCAGAATGGTGCGGCCCATGTCGTGCAATTGCTCCTGTTGTGGAAGAACTGGCTGGTGAATATGAAGGAAGAGCGCAAATTGGCAAAGTGAATGTCGATGAAAATCCTGGTGTGGCCAGCAAATTTGGCATAAGAAATATCCCTACTATTTTGTTTATTAAAAATGGAGAAGTAGTAGACAAACAAGTTGGAGCAGTTCCTAAAAATGTACTTGCAGAAAAAATCGATGCCCATTTATAA
- a CDS encoding DUF58 domain-containing protein: MAKHLESLDDIHEIDKLEFLAKQVVEGFIIGLHKSPYHGFSVEFAEHRLYNKGESVRNIDWKVYARTNRLYVKRYEEETNLRCQIVLDASPSMYFPRDQQKNKINFSIVCAAAMFRLMKKQRDAVGLSVFRDKVEVHTKAKSTQVHQSLLTSYLEQYLNLEEEKGSTSAADALHQIADSIHQRSLVVIFSDMFDSNADNDALFSALQHLKYNKHEVILFHVVDKRHELDFEFENRPYEFVDIESGEKLKLQANEVRSHYKEQIKAFEEALKLKCAQYRIEFVEADINKGFRQVLLPYLMKRKKMY; the protein is encoded by the coding sequence TTGGCAAAGCATTTAGAATCTTTAGATGACATTCACGAGATAGATAAGCTTGAATTCCTTGCAAAGCAGGTAGTCGAAGGCTTTATTATCGGCTTACATAAAAGTCCTTATCACGGGTTTTCTGTAGAATTTGCTGAACACAGGCTCTACAACAAGGGTGAGTCTGTCCGCAATATCGACTGGAAAGTATATGCCCGTACCAACAGGTTATATGTTAAGCGCTATGAAGAAGAAACCAACCTGCGCTGTCAGATTGTACTCGATGCGTCTCCTTCCATGTATTTTCCCAGGGATCAGCAGAAAAACAAGATTAATTTTTCTATAGTATGTGCTGCTGCAATGTTTCGCCTTATGAAAAAGCAGCGCGATGCAGTTGGGCTTTCCGTGTTCAGGGATAAAGTAGAAGTGCATACAAAAGCTAAGTCAACACAGGTACATCAAAGCTTGCTTACATCTTATCTCGAGCAATACCTCAATCTCGAAGAGGAAAAAGGAAGTACCTCAGCAGCAGATGCTTTGCATCAAATAGCAGACAGTATCCATCAGCGTTCTTTGGTGGTAATCTTTAGCGATATGTTTGACAGCAATGCTGACAATGATGCGCTTTTCTCGGCTCTGCAGCATTTGAAATACAATAAACACGAGGTCATCCTTTTTCATGTAGTTGATAAGCGCCATGAGTTGGATTTTGAATTTGAAAACCGGCCTTACGAGTTTGTGGATATTGAAAGTGGTGAAAAACTGAAGTTGCAGGCCAATGAAGTACGTAGCCATTACAAAGAACAGATCAAAGCATTTGAGGAGGCACTGAAATTAAAATGTGCACAATACCGTATTGAATTTGTAGAAGCAGATATCAATAAAGGGTTTAGGCAAGTGCTTTTGCCTTATTTAATGAAACGAAAAAAGATGTATTAG
- a CDS encoding secondary thiamine-phosphate synthase enzyme YjbQ gives MVCHYKVLLSPKSRGFHLITDEILSALPKLPENGILNVFIQHTSASLSINENADPSVRDDFDTVFDKLVPENQPYYTHTAEGPDDMPAHIKSALLGFSVSVPIEKGKLALGTWQGIYLCEFRNSGGSRKLIISVYE, from the coding sequence ATGGTTTGTCATTATAAGGTCTTATTATCTCCCAAAAGCAGGGGATTTCATTTGATTACTGATGAAATTTTGAGTGCTCTGCCCAAACTTCCTGAAAACGGAATACTCAATGTTTTTATTCAGCATACTTCTGCTTCATTGAGCATTAATGAAAATGCAGACCCTTCTGTGCGTGATGATTTTGATACGGTATTTGACAAATTGGTTCCCGAGAACCAACCCTATTATACCCACACTGCCGAGGGACCGGATGATATGCCGGCACATATTAAAAGTGCCTTGTTGGGTTTCTCAGTTTCAGTTCCTATTGAAAAAGGAAAATTGGCATTGGGAACCTGGCAGGGAATCTATTTGTGCGAGTTCAGAAATTCTGGCGGAAGCAGAAAGTTGATAATCAGTGTTTATGAATAA
- the dnaE gene encoding DNA polymerase III subunit alpha translates to MFLIFDTETTGLALDFKAPVSDTDSWPRMVQLAWQLHDVNGKLLNQKSYIVKPDGFNIPFNAANIHGITTERAEAEGHDLSFVLEEFGKDVGLSQYLVGHNVQFDVNVVGCEYFRQQKESNLLDIPSLDTQRLSTAYCALPGGRGKQFKFPKLEELHEKLFGHKFEAAHDAAYDVDATTRCFFELLKRRIIKTDEVEDVALIAYEAPDLDADNFEKASQYEHEKKSGPSKSETEAAKSSLEDVPFVHLHCHSQFSVLQATTNIKSLVARAKELEMPAITMCDHGNMMGAFQFVTEAANHDIKAIIGCELNLCKDRNDKSNKDDGYQTVLIAKNKNGYHNLAKLSSYAYTEGFYYLPRIDRELLLEYKDDLIATTGGMWGEIPHLILNVGEPQAEEAFLWWKENFGADFYAELNRHGLEEEDVVNQTLLKFCKKHNVKYFAANNTYYTNREDASAHDILLCVKDAENVSTPKKYIGKRGREFRFGFPNDEFYIKSKVEMIERFADLPEAITTTAEIDGKIEAYELKRKVLLPNFEIPDQFKDPKDTKDPDAKIGENSYLRHLTYEGAAKRYSEITDEIRERLDFELETIKKTGYPGYFLIVADFISKARELGVSVGPGRGSAAGSAVAYCIGITNIDPIEYDLLFERFLNPDRVSLPDIDIDFDDEGRQKVIDYVIDKYGENQVAQIMTYGTMAAKSAIRDTARVLDIPLSEADRLAKLVPDMSKLSKIFSWSPKEMLDKLKTPEDINNAKQLISIAEGNDEFARTINQARVIEGSVRNTGIHACGVIITPDDITNYVPIARAKDTGMFCTQFDNAVVESAGMLKMDFLGLKTLTLIKHTVQLVKERQGIELDMDNISLEDEETYKLFQRGDTVGIFQYESIGMRKHLRELKPTEFADLIAMNALYRPGPMEYIPSFIKRKHGVEEIKYDLDDMEEYLKETYGITVYQEQVMLLSQKLAGFTKGEADVLRKAMGKKIFSLLEELKPKFLDQGEERGHSRDVLEKIWKDWEAFASYAFNKSHSTCYAWVAYQTAYLKANYPAEYMSAVLTNNMSDIKKVTFFMEECKRMQLPVLGPDVNESAFKFMPNKEGQIRFALSGIKGVGSGPVEAIVSERKMNGPFKSVFDLTTRVDLRQINKRCLESLAYAGALDSFEGFHRARYFSKIQDEDITVIEKAVKYGQMYKNNKVTMQNSLFGDTVMEDIQEPKVPESNPWDLMEKLRFEQEYIGIYLSGHPLDNFKTEMDYLVNTRIADLKSAGLQEFYKRKIKIGGIVTNAAHLVSKKGKPYGTFSIEDYSGTMEFRLFSKDYMNFKEFMVKDWYLFIEGTVQERGWGDNKEELVFNIQQIDLLSNVREKKNFNLTVSIPLDKIKPIFIDELETLVNEYTGKDELTIQLVDIEEQIGVNLGSKKYRVEVCSELIESFQEHEFLNVKVH, encoded by the coding sequence ATGTTTCTCATTTTTGACACTGAAACCACCGGCCTTGCGCTCGATTTTAAAGCACCTGTAAGCGATACCGATTCCTGGCCGCGAATGGTGCAGCTCGCATGGCAATTGCATGATGTAAACGGTAAGTTGCTCAATCAGAAAAGCTACATTGTCAAACCCGATGGTTTTAATATTCCTTTTAATGCAGCAAATATCCATGGCATCACTACTGAACGTGCTGAAGCGGAAGGCCATGACTTAAGTTTTGTGCTTGAAGAATTTGGAAAAGATGTAGGCCTCTCGCAGTACCTTGTTGGGCACAATGTGCAATTTGATGTAAATGTGGTCGGCTGTGAATATTTTCGCCAGCAAAAGGAAAGCAACTTATTGGATATCCCTTCCTTAGACACACAGCGGTTAAGTACAGCCTATTGTGCCTTGCCGGGAGGAAGGGGCAAGCAATTCAAATTTCCCAAATTAGAAGAATTGCACGAAAAGCTCTTTGGGCATAAATTTGAAGCTGCCCACGATGCCGCCTATGATGTAGATGCTACTACACGCTGCTTTTTTGAGCTGCTCAAGCGCAGAATTATTAAAACCGATGAAGTCGAAGATGTGGCTTTAATTGCCTATGAAGCTCCTGATCTCGATGCGGATAATTTTGAAAAGGCAAGTCAATATGAACATGAAAAGAAAAGTGGCCCTTCAAAATCTGAAACAGAAGCCGCAAAATCTTCCCTTGAAGATGTTCCATTTGTGCATCTGCATTGCCATTCACAGTTTTCAGTTTTACAGGCAACCACCAATATAAAATCCCTTGTAGCGCGGGCCAAAGAATTGGAAATGCCAGCTATAACTATGTGCGATCACGGAAATATGATGGGGGCTTTTCAGTTTGTCACTGAAGCGGCAAATCACGACATAAAAGCCATTATCGGATGTGAGCTCAATCTTTGTAAAGACCGGAATGATAAAAGCAATAAAGACGATGGCTATCAAACTGTTCTTATTGCTAAAAACAAAAATGGCTACCACAATTTGGCAAAATTATCCTCTTACGCCTATACCGAGGGCTTTTATTATTTGCCCAGAATTGACAGGGAGTTATTACTGGAATACAAAGATGATCTAATTGCCACTACAGGAGGAATGTGGGGCGAGATTCCGCATTTGATTTTAAATGTGGGAGAGCCCCAGGCCGAGGAGGCTTTTCTTTGGTGGAAAGAAAATTTTGGGGCTGATTTTTATGCAGAACTCAACCGGCATGGCCTGGAAGAGGAAGATGTAGTGAATCAAACGCTCTTGAAATTTTGCAAGAAACACAATGTCAAATATTTTGCAGCCAACAATACCTACTATACGAATAGAGAAGATGCCTCTGCGCATGATATCCTGCTTTGTGTGAAAGATGCAGAAAATGTAAGTACTCCGAAAAAATACATTGGCAAGCGGGGGCGCGAATTCCGCTTTGGCTTTCCAAATGATGAATTTTATATCAAATCGAAAGTGGAGATGATCGAACGCTTTGCCGATTTGCCCGAAGCCATAACAACTACTGCTGAGATTGATGGGAAAATAGAAGCCTATGAACTGAAAAGAAAAGTGCTGCTTCCGAATTTTGAAATTCCAGATCAATTTAAAGATCCAAAAGACACAAAAGATCCCGATGCTAAAATTGGAGAAAACAGTTATTTGCGCCACCTGACCTACGAAGGTGCAGCAAAACGCTATTCTGAAATTACAGATGAAATCAGGGAGCGCCTCGATTTTGAATTGGAAACCATTAAGAAAACAGGCTATCCTGGTTATTTTTTAATTGTAGCAGATTTTATCAGCAAAGCCAGGGAATTAGGTGTTTCGGTAGGGCCGGGCAGGGGCTCAGCAGCCGGTTCGGCAGTGGCGTACTGCATTGGCATTACCAATATCGACCCGATTGAGTACGACCTGCTTTTTGAGCGTTTTTTAAATCCGGACAGAGTTTCATTGCCGGATATTGATATTGATTTTGATGATGAAGGGCGGCAGAAAGTTATTGATTATGTGATTGATAAATACGGGGAAAACCAGGTTGCGCAGATTATGACTTATGGTACTATGGCTGCCAAATCTGCAATTCGCGATACTGCAAGAGTGCTTGATATTCCGCTCAGCGAGGCCGACCGACTTGCAAAGTTGGTACCGGATATGTCAAAACTCAGTAAAATATTTTCATGGTCACCAAAGGAAATGTTGGACAAACTAAAAACTCCTGAAGATATAAATAACGCTAAGCAACTCATCAGCATCGCTGAAGGCAATGATGAATTTGCAAGAACGATCAATCAGGCAAGAGTTATTGAGGGTTCAGTGAGGAATACCGGAATTCATGCTTGTGGAGTAATTATCACCCCGGATGATATTACCAATTATGTGCCCATTGCCCGCGCAAAAGATACCGGGATGTTTTGTACACAGTTTGACAATGCTGTAGTAGAATCAGCAGGAATGTTGAAAATGGACTTTCTTGGATTAAAGACATTGACTTTGATCAAGCACACTGTTCAACTTGTAAAAGAGCGACAGGGTATAGAATTGGATATGGACAATATATCCCTTGAAGATGAAGAAACCTATAAACTTTTTCAGAGAGGGGATACAGTAGGAATATTCCAGTACGAGTCGATTGGGATGAGGAAGCATTTAAGGGAATTAAAACCTACTGAATTTGCAGATTTAATTGCCATGAATGCATTGTATCGTCCCGGACCGATGGAATATATCCCCAGTTTTATCAAACGAAAGCACGGAGTAGAGGAGATAAAGTACGATTTGGATGATATGGAAGAATACCTGAAAGAAACTTATGGTATTACAGTATATCAGGAGCAGGTGATGTTGCTTTCCCAAAAACTGGCCGGATTCACAAAAGGCGAAGCAGATGTTTTGCGTAAAGCTATGGGTAAAAAAATATTCAGTTTGCTGGAAGAACTCAAACCTAAATTCCTTGACCAGGGAGAAGAAAGAGGGCATTCGAGAGATGTGCTTGAAAAGATATGGAAAGATTGGGAAGCCTTTGCGAGTTATGCCTTTAATAAGTCACATTCAACATGCTATGCATGGGTTGCATATCAAACAGCTTATTTGAAAGCCAATTATCCGGCAGAATACATGTCGGCAGTACTCACCAACAATATGAGTGATATCAAAAAGGTGACCTTTTTCATGGAAGAATGCAAACGGATGCAACTCCCTGTTTTGGGACCCGATGTGAATGAAAGTGCTTTTAAATTCATGCCGAATAAAGAAGGACAAATACGCTTTGCCCTTTCAGGTATTAAAGGAGTTGGTTCGGGCCCTGTTGAAGCAATTGTGAGTGAGCGTAAAATGAATGGTCCTTTTAAAAGTGTTTTTGACCTCACTACCCGCGTGGATTTAAGACAGATCAATAAACGATGTCTGGAGAGCCTGGCCTATGCCGGTGCACTGGATTCTTTTGAAGGATTTCACAGGGCCAGATATTTTTCTAAAATTCAGGATGAGGATATCACTGTTATTGAAAAAGCAGTGAAATATGGGCAAATGTATAAGAACAACAAAGTCACTATGCAAAATTCGCTATTTGGTGATACTGTGATGGAAGATATTCAAGAGCCAAAAGTACCGGAATCCAATCCCTGGGATTTAATGGAAAAATTGCGATTTGAACAAGAATATATTGGTATTTATTTGAGCGGACATCCACTGGACAATTTTAAAACAGAAATGGATTATCTGGTCAATACACGTATTGCTGATTTGAAGAGTGCAGGTTTGCAGGAGTTTTATAAGCGCAAAATTAAAATTGGTGGAATTGTAACCAATGCAGCGCATCTCGTTAGCAAAAAAGGGAAACCCTATGGTACTTTTAGCATCGAAGATTATTCAGGTACAATGGAATTCAGACTTTTTTCAAAGGATTATATGAATTTCAAAGAATTCATGGTGAAAGACTGGTATTTATTTATAGAAGGCACAGTTCAGGAAAGGGGATGGGGTGATAATAAAGAGGAGTTGGTTTTTAATATTCAACAAATAGATTTGCTCTCCAATGTAAGAGAGAAGAAAAATTTTAATTTGACAGTATCAATCCCGTTAGATAAAATAAAACCTATATTTATTGATGAATTAGAAACCCTGGTAAATGAATATACAGGAAAAGACGAACTGACCATTCAGTTGGTAGATATAGAAGAACAAATAGGCGTGAATTTAGGGTCGAAAAAATACAGGGTAGAAGTTTGTTCCGAGTTGATTGAATCATTTCAAGAACATGAGTTTTTAAATGTGAAGGTGCATTGA